In the genome of Hymenobacter taeanensis, one region contains:
- a CDS encoding DUF72 domain-containing protein: MDFGRLSDLRYVDFRLPPDHPETAGVLARSLPAQPAPPRVYVGCPIWTNKAWLGTYFPAGIKDADYLHHYARQFNGIELNTTHYRIPDATTVRKWREAVPATFRFCPKLPQSISHDRALYNADDLTVSFCRAIEGLGETLGHAFLQLPPTFGPEHLRRLERYLLDFPDFVPLAVELRHPAWFADKELLASVSAMLEALGKVLVLSDVAGRRDVLHMRLTTSTAFVRLNGHGLVDSDFRRADDWAARIASWLEGGLHTAYIFIHQKDIMHSPLWAQHFLARLHELTGLQVTPPRVIPQPVQGSLF, translated from the coding sequence ATGGATTTTGGCCGCCTTTCTGACCTGCGTTACGTAGACTTCCGCCTGCCCCCCGACCACCCCGAAACGGCCGGGGTATTGGCTCGGTCTCTGCCCGCCCAGCCTGCCCCACCGCGAGTATATGTGGGCTGCCCCATCTGGACTAACAAGGCCTGGCTGGGCACGTACTTCCCGGCGGGCATTAAAGATGCCGACTACCTGCACCACTACGCCCGGCAGTTCAACGGCATTGAGCTCAACACTACTCACTACCGCATTCCAGATGCTACTACGGTACGCAAATGGCGCGAGGCCGTGCCGGCTACATTTCGGTTTTGCCCTAAGTTGCCCCAGAGCATCAGCCACGACCGCGCCCTCTACAACGCCGACGACCTGACTGTATCGTTCTGCCGAGCTATTGAGGGCTTGGGTGAAACGCTAGGCCACGCCTTTTTGCAGTTGCCCCCCACGTTCGGGCCCGAGCATTTACGCCGCCTGGAGCGGTACCTTCTCGACTTTCCCGACTTTGTGCCGCTGGCTGTGGAGTTGCGCCACCCCGCTTGGTTTGCCGATAAAGAGCTGCTAGCCTCAGTTTCGGCTATGCTGGAGGCTTTGGGCAAAGTGCTGGTGCTAAGTGATGTGGCAGGCCGCCGCGACGTGCTGCACATGCGCCTGACCACATCCACTGCCTTTGTGCGCCTCAACGGCCACGGCCTGGTAGACTCTGACTTCCGCCGCGCCGACGACTGGGCCGCCCGCATTGCCAGCTGGCTGGAAGGTGGCCTACATACCGCTTATATATTTATTCACCAGAAAGATATTATGCATTCCCCGCTCTGGGCGCAGCACTTCCTGGCCCGACTGCATGAGCTGACTGGCCTACAGGTAACACCACCCCGTGTAATTCCGCAGCCAGTGCAGGGGAGCTTGTTCTAA
- a CDS encoding DUF3575 domain-containing protein, producing the protein MRTFYLVLALSLGASAPASVLAQTTPALPITPTQTPPSKVEITKSTLFKLGTGLTRGFEWGGYSGLAVPVVLGVEHHLTPAISLYGNLFGGLNIGRRSDYNQSLLRTIGADAGVRYYYNQEKRKEKGRATGPFVGNYFALQTTSSFYSNHPQNSLNEAYRYQYDNTSLSLLWGAQRRVGKHGLFDAYVGAGLENPQFISYRNGYPEYKRQLGIKAAIGVKISLIP; encoded by the coding sequence ATGCGTACTTTTTATTTGGTGTTAGCACTGTCTCTGGGGGCCAGTGCTCCAGCTTCCGTATTGGCTCAAACTACCCCTGCTCTGCCTATAACACCCACACAAACACCTCCTTCTAAAGTTGAAATCACAAAGAGTACCCTGTTCAAGCTCGGCACCGGACTTACCCGGGGCTTTGAGTGGGGCGGCTATTCTGGCTTGGCTGTACCCGTAGTACTGGGCGTAGAGCATCATTTGACTCCCGCCATCTCGTTGTATGGCAATCTGTTTGGTGGTCTGAATATTGGGCGCCGTAGTGACTATAATCAGTCGCTGCTGCGGACTATTGGTGCCGATGCTGGAGTGAGATATTACTACAATCAGGAAAAGCGAAAAGAAAAGGGTCGCGCTACCGGTCCGTTTGTCGGCAATTATTTCGCTCTACAGACCACCTCTTCCTTTTATTCAAACCACCCTCAAAATTCTTTGAACGAGGCTTACCGCTACCAGTATGATAATACTAGCCTGAGCCTATTATGGGGCGCGCAGCGACGCGTAGGCAAGCATGGGCTATTTGATGCCTACGTAGGCGCCGGCCTAGAAAACCCTCAGTTCATTTCGTATCGGAACGGTTACCCCGAGTACAAGCGCCAACTAGGTATAAAAGCCGCAATAGGAGTTAAAATCAGCTTAATTCCTTAA